Sequence from the Methanobacterium alkalithermotolerans genome:
CACATCTTGTAATCTTCTCAATTGTAATTCTTCCATTTCATCCCGGGACATACATTCGGCTCTTTCATTCCAGATCATTTTATCAAATCCCTTAATCAGTGCAATTTTGATAGATATTCATCATGACAATAATCTTTATAATTAAATTTAAATTATAGAAGTTTTTAGGGGCCCTATAACTTAAATCTTACTAATATGTCAATTTGACTGTCAGGGTTTTACTGATTACAGATATTCAAAAGAAAAATAATCAGGTTAAAATGATGAATCAGGACATTTTAAGGCAAGTATAATTTAAAATAAGGATTTTTAAACTCTTTAAAAAAAAATTAAAAAAAAATTAAAGTGGGGATTCTAGCCAGGTTTCAGTTCTTTGGTTAACTTCTTCCCAGTTTACTATGTTCCAGAAAGCTTCCACAAAATCAGGCCTTACATTTTTATAATCCAGGTAGTAGGCATGTTCCCATACATCCAGCACCATCATAATCCGGAAGTTAGGAATCACATTCACGTTATGTTTTTCTATCTGCATTATAAATAAGCGATTAGTTCTCCTGCATAAAGTAAGAACTGCCCATCCAGAACCTTCTACACTAAGAGCAGCCTGTGTGAACTCTTTTTTAAATCTCTCAAAGCTACCAAAATCTTTTTTAATGTATTCTGCTATAGTACCTTCTGGTTCACCACCGCACTTACTGGCGGGCCCCATATTTGTCCAGAAAAGGTTATGAAGAACAAAACCACCTACCTGAAAGGATAATTCCTTGGCAGTTGCTTTTATATCAAAATCTTCATCATTTTCTCTAGCATCATCAAATTTTTGCTTTAAAATAGCATTAGCACCATCAACATAGGCCTGGTGATGCTTGGTATGGTGTATGGTTAACTGTTCTTTAGATATAAAAGGCTCCAGATCCTGATAACCATAGGGTAACTCTGGTAACTGATAAAGTTTTTTTTCCATTTTTTCACCTTTTTTATATTAAAAATATTTCATCTTAACTACCATTTGTAGTAATTTCTATGACATAACCACCAGTCATAACATTTGTATTCTTCTTTGCGCTTTTTAGCGGTTTCCACATCACTTGCAGGAGGTATAATCAGTCCTTTTCCTATTAATTCATTGTTAGGCCAGTTGGCAGGTATGGCTACTCCTTTTTCTTCTATATTGGCAAAACCCTCTATCATACGGAGTATTTCATCCATATTTCTACCCAGTTCTTGAGGATAATATAGAATGGCCCGTACTATGGCCTCCGGATCCACAATAAATACTGCCCGAACGGTATTGGTGGGGCGGGCAGGGTGGATTAAACCTAATGTATCCGCCACTTTTCCTGTATCTGCAATTAATGGAAAAGTTATCTCCACATTAAGGTTTTCTTCTATCCATTCAATCCATTTTAGATGTGAAAATATCTGATCAATACTAAGACCAATTAATTCACAATTTAATTTTTTAAATTCTTCATACCTGTTCTGGAAGGCCACAAATTCAGTAGTACACACCGGTGTAAAATCTGCAGGATGGCTAAAAAGAACAAACCATTTTTTTTTAAATGCCTTAGGAAGCTTCATCATCCCCTGTGTAGTTTGAACTTCCATTTTAGGAAATTTATCCCCAATTAAAGGTATTCCCCTTCCTTTTTTCTTAATTTTTTTTAGCTCATATATTTTTTCTCCCATTAAATCACCCCTCTTTGCATATCTATGGTAATATTATGCACCTAATTTTTATTTATTTTTAGCTTTTTTTATAAATCCATAAATTCTAAAAATAAATTTCATAAAACCTTAATTTTTTAATATCCACCATAATTTTATTATTTAGCTAACCCCGGGATTTAAATTAATTACTGGAGATTTTTTTTTTTTTGAAAATCAGATTATTCTAAAAAAAATAAATAAATGAGTTTAATTATTCTGAAAATTGCGATGAATTGGCGGAGTACTGTCTTTTATGGTGAATGTTATCCCGATCATTCCGCTGGTGGATTGAATACCCTTTGAGCCATTTCACTATCCAGCATCAGTAGACTGGCAGGAGATTCAATGGCCAGCCTTACTTTTTGCAATATTCCTCCGGCTGATTCTTCTTCTTCTACCTGTTCTGCCACAAAGTACTGCAGGAAGTTATTGGTAGCATGGTCTTTTTCTTCCAGAGCCAGGTTTACCAGCTGATTAATAAGTCCGGTTACCTTTTTTTCGTGGCTTAAAACATTTTCAAACACATCCAGGGCAGATTCCCATTCACGGGGAGGTTTTTCGATTTCATCCAGAAGCACTCTTTTTCCTCTTCTAATCAGGTAGTCATGGAACTTCATCCCATGGCTTAGTTCTTCCTGGGCCTGAATTCTCATCCAGTTGGCAAAACCGGGCAGGTCAGAATCCTCAAAATAGGCCCCCATAGCCAGATAAAGGTAGGCAGAGTATAACTCCGCATTCATCTGTCCATTCAATGCATCCTGCATTTTTTCACTAACCATCTACATTCCTCCTTAATATGAAAATAATTATGAAGATTCATGTTTTTTCAGTATCTCATCTGCCAGGGCATCAATTTTTTCTAAATCATCCTGAGTGGGAAGGCCTTTTATGGAAATAGATTCCAGATATTCTACTTTCAGGTTACTTAACTGACCTTTTAATAATTCTTCCATGCGACTGCCCCATCCAAAAGAACCCATAATGGCCACGTATTTTAATTTAGGCCTTAACAGATTAATCAAATAGGCATTGGAAACGGTAAGTGGATGAGGACCGGTTAATACTGTGGGGCTGGCAATAACTAAAGTGGATGCATCCACCAGAGACATTAAAAATTCACCAGGATCCATGTGACCTAAATTGAATGGCTTTACAACCAATCCCCTTTTAATTAAAGAATCCACCAGATGATCTACCATAACCCGGGTACTACCATGCATAGAAACATAAGGGATTACTACCAGGTTTAAAGTTTCATCAGATATCCAATCTTTATATAAATTTATTATTTCGTTTACCGGGGAATAAATAGGCCCATGGGAAGGGGCAATTGTTTTTATATCTCTTTTACTTATTTTCGCCAGATTGTTTTTTATGGTGGGTCTAAAGGGCATCATAAGTTCTGCATAATACCTCTTGGCTGCAGAATATACTTCTTCGTTTTCATGGGAATATAACTGACTGGTGGCCATATGTGATCCGAAAAAATCACAGGAAAAAAGCATTTTATTTTCCTCTAAATAGGTTACCATGGTATCTGGCCAGTGCACCCAGGGAGTGAAGATAAATTCCAGGGTTTTACCACCTAAAGAAATTTTATCACCATCCCCTATAGTCTTAAACTTATCTTCCGGGATAAATAAAAAATTTTTTAAAAGTTCTTTGCATTTAGGATTGGTAACTACTACTGCCTCTGGATATTCCTCCAGGATAAGAGGTATAGAACCAGAATGGTCCTGTTCAGCATGGTTGGATACAATGTAGTCAATTTTTAATTCTAATTCCTGGAGGTTTTTTAATAGTTCATGAGCCTTCTCTGGATCAACCGTATCAATTAATGCAGTATTATCTCTTCCCTGAATAAGGTACGAGTTATAACTGGTTCCCTGTGGTAACGGAATTAACTCATCAAATATTTGCCGATCCCAATCCTGGGATCCCACATAATAAACACCGTCTTCCATCATCCGGGCAGACATCTTAATCCACTTTAACGAACTGATCTTTTCCTACTCCACAGATAGGACAAATCCAGTCGTCTGGTATATCTTCAAAAGCAGTTCCTGGTTCTATACCAGAATCAGGATCACCATTTTCAGGATCATATATATAACCACACATCTCGCATTGATATTTATCCATTTTTTACTCCTCCTAATCCCTAAATCACTTAAATTTTAAAATATATCTTATTTTATTACTATAAACATTCTTTTAGGTGCTCCACATGAGGGGCATTTCCAATTTTTAGGTATATCTTCAAAAGCGGTCCCTGGTGCTATATCAGACCGGGGTTCCCCTTTTTCAGGGTCGTATATGTATCCGCATACTTTACATTTGTATCTTGCCATGATTACACCTTTTTTTATCAATCTGGACATACCTGCCTTTTATTGAATTTATCTACTTTTAGCTGATTTAAAAGGAAAATTAATTCTTTAGCGGCATAAATCTTATTTTACCTGCTCCACATTTAGGGCAAGACCATTCATCAGGAAGTGAATCAAATTCTACTCCAGAAGGAGTTTCCTTACGTGGTTCTCCCATATCGGGATCGTATATGTATCCGCATACTTTACATTTGTATCTCATTTATCTCACCGGATTTAATTATAATTTTCCTCAAGTTAATATTAGTTTTTTTTCAAATAAAAATATTGTTATTTTAATTTCTACGAACAAACAAATATTCGAAAAACAGGATTAATTTGAATAAGATTTTTTTAATCCAATTTTAAATGGATATTTGTTTAAAAACAGCAATCTAAAAGAAAAGTAACAGATATATTTAAAAAAGAAAAAAAAAGGATTCATTAAAAAAATTATTCTTCTTCCACCACTTCGAAAAACTTAACTTTTTTAGGAATAACTCCTGGTCTCTCATCAGTCATATAATTAAAATAACTAATTAAATGGATGTTGTATTCTAAATATCCTCTAATTAAGTCATTTAGACCTTCATTACGCTTTCCAAGTACTAATATTATTAAGAACTGGATGGTTAAACATATTCCGGCTATGATACTATACAATCCCAGTACTATAACCACTGGTATTGCATAAAAAAACCTCACAAATAGTTCTAATCTACTTGCATTTTTTTCATATTCAAATAATTCATTTAATTCAAAATCTTCGCTCATATATAAACCTCCGGATTATATATTAACTGTTTTTATCTATTATAAATCTTATTAAGTTTGCACTGATAACAGTAATAATTAAAATGAATTAAAATAACTTTTCAACAGTTTAAACCATGCAAAAATTAAAAATAAATAAATTAAGTTTATTTAATCAGTAAAACCGGTATATCAGCAGTTTTCAATGTATTTTCTGCTACACTACCCATTAATATTTTTTCCAGGCCAGTTCTACCATGCGAAGCAATTACAATTAGATCCGCTTCGGTCTTATTACTTATCTTTTTCATGTCATGCCCGGGATTCCCCAACAATAATACTTCAGATACCTCTACTCCGGCAGATTCTCCTTTTTTTTGAATCTGATGTAGTATTTCCATACCCTCTTCTTCCAGGACTTCAAAGGGCTGGATAAGTTTCTCATCAATCACATGCACGGCTACAATTTCGGCATCTAATATTTTTGCAAGTTGAATAGCCTTATCTGCTGCTTTGGTGGCATGTTCTGAGCCATCAGAAGGTACCAGTATCCTTTTAAACATTATTCCACTTTCCTTAAGTGGTCCCCTACCACAAAAGAGGTTCCTCCTAAATGAAGAAGAGGTTTCACTTTTTCCACATCCAACAAATCATCTTTCATACAGTTTTCCTCCACAGAAGCATGCACCACCTTACCCAGAATCAATAAATGATCTCCTACTTCCTGGATTTCAATCACCTTACACTCTAAATGGGCCAGGGATTCTTTTATTCTGGGCGGTGAAACTATTTTAGATTCCAGGGAGGTTAATCCTGCTTTTTCCAATTCATTTTCCCCATAGGGAACCTTTTCACCAGTTATCCACATTTGATTAATTATTTCTGCGGGGGTTAAATTAATAACAAACTCGCTATTTAACTGGATATTCTTACTGGTATCATGGGAAGGTGCAGAGGCAAATGCCACAATAGGGGGGTCCATGGAAACCGGCATTACAAAGGAGAAAGGGGCGCCATTGACCTTAGCTTCATCATTAATAGTGCTTATAATTACAGTTGGCCGGGGAGCCAGTATACGGTTTGCTTTTTCAATCGGGAAATCTTTAAAATCCATATAATCATTTCCATTAAATTTTAATCATTATATAATATCCTTAGAATAGTATTAATTCTTTTTCTTAATTAATTCATTCATCACCCATTAAATACTGGGCCTGGCTCCGTTTTATGAATTCTTCACATAAATCTTCAGGATTTCCATCCAGGACCAGTTTACCTTTTTCCATCATAAGGGATCTGGTACTCACTTCTTTAATAAAATCAATATGGTGAGATACCATTAAGAAAGTGGTCTGGAACTTGTTATTAATTCGTTTTAATGCATTGGAAACAGATCTTAAAGTTATGGGATCCAAATCACCGAATGGTTCATCTAATATTAATAATTCCGGTTCAGAAGCCAGTGCCAGTGCCATAGTTGCCCTGACCTTCTGACCACCTGATAATTCATAAGACTTACGATCCAGTATTTCCAGGGGCAGTCGCAATGCATCAAATATGGGTGCGGCATATTTTTTGACTTCGGTATCCGGGAAGCTGGGGAAGAGAATATCTAAAATTTCAGCATTAAGTCCTATTTTCTCTAAGCGTAATTTGGCTTCATTTTCTGGGAGGTCAGTTAATTGGTACAGCACATCCAGCACCATATCACTAATCTCCAATTCCTTAGCCTTTTTCTTAGCCTCATAAATTACATTTTCCCCTTTTACACCAAGTCGGGATGCTATCTGATCTTTAATAGTTGCATGATGAACTAAAGCAAATTCTTGATGCATGAAACTCATCTTTCTTCTGATTTCCATTCTGTCTATTCCTGCCTGGTGCATGTCTATCCATTTACTATTGAATTTAAAACAAACTCTCCCTCCTTCGGGAAAATCCAGTCCCCCAATAATTCTTAAGATTACTGTTTTACCGGCACCACTGTGACCAATTAAGGATACCATTTCCCCTTTGTTTATCTCTATATTCACATCTTTAATATCCAGAACAGAACCCCCATTCATCAGGAAAAACCTTTTTTTTAGATCAATTGTTTTCAAAAGGGGACTTTTATCAACTAAGGGAGGATATGATTCTACAGGTTCTATATCTTTTAAAAATTCTTTTATAACATCTCTTGGACTTCCTTCATCCACTATCTGGCCTTTTTCCATTAATATAAGCCTGTCTGCTAGATATTCATGAATTTCTGGCAGGTGTGATACCAGAACTATGGTAACTCCCAGCTCCTTATTTATATTTTTAATAGCATCCAGTATTTCCTGTTTTGTTTGAGGACAGGACATGGTTGCTGGTTCATCCAGTAGCAATACTTCTGGTTTTTTTGCTAACTGACGAGCCATAATCAGTCGCTGCTTTTCACCACCACTGAGTACCGGGGCAAAGTGATTGGCCTTATTTTCCAGCCCTACCAACTTTAATAGCTCCAGGGCTTCATCTCCAAATTCGTCATAAGCATATTCAAAATCAGCCATAGCTTCATCCCCATATTTAACCCCATAAAGCTTCCGGATGATATTGTCAAAAGCAGTTTCAGACCATAAACCAAAGGATCTCTGTAAATGGATAGCGGTGGCTTTCTTTAACTTGGTGAAATAGTATGGATTGGAGTCCGGTGAGATTTTTGTGCCATTTAATACAATATTTCCACTATCAAATGATTCCACCCCTCTTAGAATTCTAAGCAAGGTAGTTTTACCTGATCCACTTTTTCCTATAATCCCCACTATTTCTCCATCATTTATTTCAAGATTAATGTCATCTAAAGCCTTAATTTCTTCCCCATTTTCTATTTTAAAAGTTTTTGAAAGATTTTCTACCTTAATCATCATAACACCCTATAAAATAATTATTTAAATTACAATTCATTCTGAATAAATCGATATAGAAGAATATTTTAATTAAATTGGTTTTCTAATATTATAATTATATAGAATTTAAAACTATCTAAATGAAATAATCCGGAATTGATTTAATAACCTTAAAAAAAATTGCTATTATAATTACAGTGCCCTAATATTTAATATTTCATTCATTGAACTTAAATTAATTCTTAATATTAAATAAAAGATGAATAAATTATCTTTCATAAATGATACTAAACTATAAAACTTTAATTAATATCTTATATAAAACAATAAATAATATTTAATAAAAATTTAAGTGATAAATGATTATAATTTTATTAATTAACATGGCTTGAGGATATGGTGATTAAATGAGAGGATTACTGGTAGGTAGGATGCAGCCAGTTCATCAGGGACACTTACAGGTTATCAAAAGTATACTCAAAGAGGTGGATGAAGTAATAATTGGTGTAGGAAGTGCTCAGCTAAGCCATACTTTAAAAGATCCTTTTACAGCGGGTGAAAGAGTAATGATGCTCACTAAATCCTTAAGTGAAAACGGGATCCCTGCTTCCCGGTATTATATCATACCGGTACAGGATATTGAATGCAATTCGGTATGGGTTTCCCATATAAAAATGCTCACACCTCCTTTTGAAAGGGTCTACTCCGGCAATCCCCTGGTTCAAAGACTCTTTATTGAAGAAGATTATCAGGTCACGTCTCCTCCCCTATATTACCGGGATAAACTCTCAGGAACAGAAGTTAGAAAAAGAATGTTAAGTAATGGTAACTGGGAAGAACTGGTGCCTTCATCGGTAGCAAAAGTTATTAAGGAAATAGATGGTTTGGAAAGACTAAGTCATCTTTCTCAAAAAGAAGTCAGTGAATTAGAATAGTATTTAAAAGTATAGGTGATTTTATGTTAGTTAAGCTCCTGGAAAAGGATGAAGAGTTAATTACCATCCCTGATTTACTCCATCAGATTAAAAAAAGCATAAAAATTGATGAATGCGGTGCTATTTTTACCTTTGAGGGAATAGTAAGGGGAGAAGAAAAGGGTAAAAAAGTTGATAAATTAATTTTAAGCACTCCGGATAAATTAAAAACTCAAAAAGAACTGGAAAGTATTGCCAGAGAAGTGAAGGAAAAATTTTCAGTTGCAGAAATTGGGGTTGTTCATTACCTGGGAGAATTTTACACCGGTGATTCCCTCTTCCTGGTGGCTGTTCTGGGAAATCACCGTCAAGAAACATTAGATGCTTTAACTGAAATAATTGAAAGAACCAAGTTTGATCTGGATTTTCAAAAAGAGGAACATACCACTAAAGGCACTAATATCATCATGTCGGGAGGATAAGCTCTAATTAGAAGGGAAGTTTCAAAATTTATATCTTAATCAATTAACTAGTTAATTAATGATGAGGGGGATTTAAATGAAATTTATCAGGGATAGTGTACATGGGAATCTCCATATAAATGATCTCGAAATTAAATTGGTTGACACACCCCAAATTCAACGATTAAGAAGAATAAAACAATTGGGATTCACTTTCTTAATATATCCTGGAGCAAATCACACCCGCTTTGAGCATTCTATAGGTACCATGTATTTAGCCTCTCAAATGGCGGATCACCTGAATCTGGATGAGGATAAAAAAAGTATATTGCGCATATGCGCTTTGCTGCATGATGCCGGACATGGACCTTTTTCACATGTATCTGAGGCTGTTTTAGACGATTCCCATGAGGTACTTACCTCCCGGGTTATTAAAAATTCCATACTGGGAGATATCATATCTGAAAACTATGATATTAATGATATAATAGATATAATTAATGGAAAAGGAGTTTTAGGGCAGATTATATCTGGGGAACTTGATGTGGATCGTATGGACTATTTAATACGCGACTCCCACTACACCGGGGTGGCCTATGGTATCATCGATATTGAGAGATTGATATATAACATGAAACTGGAGAACAATCTGGTTCTCGATAAAAAGGGAGTTCAGGCTGCTGAATCTACACTTGTAGCACGTTATTTTATGTATCCCAGTGTTTATCAACACCATACCACACGTATAGTGAATTCTATGTTTAGAAGATCTCTTAGAAAATTAATTGACCAGAATATAATTGATTCTAAAAAAATTTACCAGTATGATGATGCGGATATGATCATGGCCTGCCGGAACCAGGATGGGTTTATAAAAGACATGATCAAGCGTATGGATAATCGTGACCTGTTTAAAAAAGTGGATTCTCTTAAATTATCAGAACTAGAAGATCCTCAAAAAATATTTAAAATTAAAAGAGAGCAGATTAAAAAAGCAGAAAATGAGATCTGTGAAGAAAAAAACATTAATCCTGATTATTTAATTATTGATATGCCAGAATACCCATCATTCGATGAAATGAGGACTCTTGTTTCTGTCGGGGATGGTATTGTAAATTTAAGTCAGATTTCAAGTATTGTAGGGGCTTTAAGGGATGCCAGGTTTAATCATGCTGATTTATGTATTTATGTCCCGGAGGAACATACCTCTAAATTAGCTGATTTTGATTTTTATGATTATCTGGATTTACCTGAAAAAATAAACAAACATGATAAACAGATGCGTTTAGTTAGCACTTTTTGATACATAAAATTTGATTATCTTCAAATGAGATTTAGGTGGTTTATAAAATGATAATTGTAGCTATAACCGGTGCCAGTGGGATAATATATGGGTTGAAGGTATTAGAAGCACTAAAAGAAAGGAAAATAGATACGGCCTTAGTAATAACAGACCCTGCCCGGATTATTTTAGAATATGAACTGGATTTGAAAATTGAAGATTTAAAGAATAAAGCCACCTGTTACTATGAAGCCAGTGACTTAACTTCTTCTATAAACAGTGGTTCCTTTAAATTTGAATCAATGGTCATTGTTCCCTGCACTATGAAAACCCTTTCGGCTATAGCCACCGGTTATGCCAGTAATTCAATTACCCGGGCTGCAGATGTAGCTTTAAAAGAACGGAGAAAATTAGTATTAGTTCCCCGGGAAACACCTTTACGCTCAATTCATCTGGAAAACATGCTTGAAATCAGCCGGGAAGGGGGAATAATTCTACCAGCCATGCCCGGATTTTATCACCGCCCTGAAAACCTGGATGACATGGCCAATTTTATTGCAGGTAAAATTTTAGATGTACTGGAAATAGAACATGACCTTTTCTTGAGATGGAGTGGGGATGAAATATGATTAGGGACCGGGATTTTATAAAAAACTCCACTGTACCTGGCCCTACTAAGGAAGAAATCCGTTGTTTGGTTTTATGCAAATCAGAACTTACTTCTCAGGATATTGTGGTGGATATCGGCTGTGGGACCGGTGGATTAACCCTGGAATTTGCTAAAAGAACATCAAAAGTATATTCCCTGGATAGAAATCCTGAGGCTATTAATTTAACCTCAAAAAACCTGGAAAAACATGGCCTGAAAAACAGGGTGCAGCTTATTTGCGGTAATGCAAAAGATGAAATGGATAAATTCCCTGATTTTAATGTCTTAATGATTGGAGGCAGTGGTGGGGACCTGTCTTTTTTAATTGAAAAAGGATTTAGCAAACTTAAAAAAAGTGGAAGGATAATCATCACGGCCATCTTACTTGAAACTGCATTAGAAGCTATTGAAACACTAAAAAAGTTTGATATGGACGTGGAAGTGATAAATGCCGCTATATCTCGTGGAAAAATAATTGAAAGAGGCACCATGATGCTGGCTGAAAATCCAATAACCATAATTGTGGGAGTAAAAAGAAATTAAATTTTTAAAGGTTTTCTTAAATATTTATTCTATTTTTATATTTTTATTAATTAATACGCCATAAAATCCTTAAAAATTACCATTTATAAGGTTTTTTATAAAAATAATTTTATATATCTATTAAACCAAAAAAATATTTTAAAGTACATATCTCAAATTCAACCTTAAAAAAATTTTCAGGGAGAAATTCCATGGCTGATAAGATAAACTGGTATCAACTTTCAGCAGAAGAGACATTTAAAAAGTTAAATACAAGTATAGATGGCCTTACCAAAAAAGAATCTTTAAAAAGGTTGGAAAAATATGGATACAATGAAATAAAATTTAAAAAACCTTCTCCTTTTAGAAGATTACTTAAACAATTAAATAATCCTTTAATTTATCTTTTAATTCTGGTTTCCATTATAACTGCTTTTTTAGGTGAATGGGTGGATACGGGGGTAATATTAGGCGTGGTTATAGTTAACACTGCCATTGGATTCATACAGGAAGGTAAAGCAGAATCGTCTATAGAAGCCCTGGAACAAATGATGGTTCCCGAGTGCACGGTCATTAGAAATGGTAATAAAAAAAAGATCTTAGCAAGAGAACTTGCTATAGGGGACGTGGTGTTACTAGAAAGCGGAAGTCAGGTACCAGCTGACCTTAGACTTTTCCGGTCTAAAAATTTACATGCAGATGAAGCAGCCCTCACTGGAGAATCAGTACCGGTATCCAAGGGAATAGAAGCCATTGAAACACCTGATTTACCACCTGCTGATCAAAAATCAATGGCATTTGGTGGTACTTTCATCACCCAGGGGTCGGGGGGAGGTATAGTGGTGGCCACTGGTGAGTATGCAGAGATGGGTAAGATTGCTGAGATTATGAAAGAAACTCAGGAGATCATGACACCTCTAACCCGGAAAATGGAGGAATTCACCAAAGTCATTGTAATAGCCATTCTTCTGGTGGCCCTGGTTAATTTTGCATTGTCGGCCTGGTTTGGTTTTGGACTCATATATTCCTTTATGGCTTCTGCTTCTTTAGCAGTTGCAGCTATACCTGAGGGTCTTCCAGCGGTTTTAACCGTGACTCTTGCTTTAGGCGTTAAAGCCATGGCCAACAGAAATGCATTAATCCGTAAACTTCCTTCGGTAGAATCCCTGGGAAGAACCACTGTTATTTGTTCGGATAAAACCGGCACCCTCACTAAAAATCAGATGACCGTGGTCCGGATATTTTCTGGTGGAAAAACCTTTAAAGTTACTGGATCAGGTTATAATCCCCAGGGCGAAATTACTTTTGAAAACAATCCGGTGAAACTATCTTCTGAAAATAAAGAACTTAAATATACATTAAAGGCAGGTTTACTATGTAATAATGCTAGTTTGGTTGAAAAAGATGGTTTTAAAGTAATAGGTGATCCTACAGAAGGGTCTCTAATTGTATCTGCAGCTAAAGCAGATCTCACTGATAAAACTCTGCGTCTGGATGAGGTTCCTTTTGAATCAAAACAAAGATACATGGCCACCCTCCATCAGGGGCTGGATGAAAATATTATCTATGTTAAGGGTTCTCCTGAGAAAATAATCAAACGCTCCCGGAATCAATTGATTAAAGGGGAAATAACAGATATTCAAGAAGATGAAATATATGCTGCTTCTAATTTAATGGCTAAAGATTCTTTAAGAGTATTGGGATTTGCTTATAAGGTAGTGGATGAGCATAAAACTGAGATTAATCCGGATGATATTAAAGATCTTACATTTTTAGGATTACAGGGAATGATTGATCCTCCCCGTGAAGAAGTTATAGATGCTATTAAAAAATCTAAATCCGCTGGTATCAGGACGGTAATGATTACGGGAGACCATGCAAAAACAGCTAAAG
This genomic interval carries:
- a CDS encoding cation-translocating P-type ATPase codes for the protein MADKINWYQLSAEETFKKLNTSIDGLTKKESLKRLEKYGYNEIKFKKPSPFRRLLKQLNNPLIYLLILVSIITAFLGEWVDTGVILGVVIVNTAIGFIQEGKAESSIEALEQMMVPECTVIRNGNKKKILARELAIGDVVLLESGSQVPADLRLFRSKNLHADEAALTGESVPVSKGIEAIETPDLPPADQKSMAFGGTFITQGSGGGIVVATGEYAEMGKIAEIMKETQEIMTPLTRKMEEFTKVIVIAILLVALVNFALSAWFGFGLIYSFMASASLAVAAIPEGLPAVLTVTLALGVKAMANRNALIRKLPSVESLGRTTVICSDKTGTLTKNQMTVVRIFSGGKTFKVTGSGYNPQGEITFENNPVKLSSENKELKYTLKAGLLCNNASLVEKDGFKVIGDPTEGSLIVSAAKADLTDKTLRLDEVPFESKQRYMATLHQGLDENIIYVKGSPEKIIKRSRNQLIKGEITDIQEDEIYAASNLMAKDSLRVLGFAYKVVDEHKTEINPDDIKDLTFLGLQGMIDPPREEVIDAIKKSKSAGIRTVMITGDHAKTAKAIAKQLGIGSKKEKVLTGKEISRMSPEELYEIVDKVSIYARVAPEHKYDITTQLQKKGEIVAVTGDGVNDAPALKAADIGIAMGITGTDVSKEASDMVLADDNFSSIVKAIEEGRFIFENIQKVILYALAANGGQSLIILGALILAPFISLFVVSLPLEPVQILWINLFDSIFLALPLIKEPKEANLLEKPPKDPDEKIVNWQFVRKVGLVSLAMAGAGLSIFYIYGSAAFTDPLNEFLLTQAQTAAFATVIMVHVFYLITARSIRESIFTFSPFSNKWSLLGIGITISSLLMIIYLPALQILFRTAPIPAEWWILILLFSLPGLILIEIEKFIARRRGWF